The genomic window TCATTAAAAACCACTTTACTAGGATTCCCAATCCACATGGCATTATGTTATCTGAATATTTTGGTTCTGATGCCTCATTTGGTTTACAAGAAAAAATACTTCCTATATATAGTAAGTGTATTGTCGGCGATTTTTGTGATGGTAGTCCTAAAATTCAACTTGACTTATTTACTAATCACACATAATGTTTGGCCAGAAGGTCCGCAGACTATTAATACGCTTACCTTAAACTATACAATAGATATGATGATGGGCGAATTGTATGTAATGACTTTTGTGACCGCCATTAAAATCACACTCGATTTATTGCAGGAACAAAGACGTGTAACCGATCTAGAAAAATCGCAATTGGAAACAGAATTGCTGTTTTTAAAATCTCAAATCTCACCACACTTTTTCTTTAATACTTTAAATAACATTTATTCGCTTTCTGTAGAAAAGTCCAACAAGACTCCAAAAATTGTTTTAAAACTTTCAGAACTAATGCGCTATATGCTTTATGAAACAAAGGAAAAAAAACAGTCGTTGGAGAATGAAATTTTATGCATTCAGAATTATCTGGATTTGGAAAGAATTAGAAACGGAGAACGTCTCGAAGTAGATATGTCTATTTCAGGAGATATTCACGATAAAGAAATTTCACCCGTTTTACTTTTGACTTTCGTCGAAAATGCATTCAAGCACGGCGTCAACAAAAACACTGGAAATGTTCTCATTGATATCAGATTTAAAGTAAAAGGTGATTATTTATATTTCACAATTTCAAACCCTATGCCCGAATTTACCGTACATAAAGATAATTTTAACAAGGCAAGTGGTATAGGTATTGAAAACGTCAAAAAAAGACTGGAATTAGGATATAATAAAAATGACTATAAGCTTTCATTTAAAAATAAAAAGAATATTTTTGTCGTTAAACTAGTTATAAAAGTCACATAGCCTCAGCTTTTATAGGTTTAGAAAACTATACCTACAAAAAACCAAATATCGGCCTAAAATAATATTTAGAAATGAAAATAAAGTGTTTAATTATCGATGATGAGCCATTGGCAATAAACGTTATTAAAAATTATATTGAACAGATTGAGGATTTAGAACTAGTAAACACCTTCAGCAATTCTATTGAAGGCTTGAATTTCTTAAAAAACAATACCATTGATGTAATTTTTCTAGACATCAACATGCCTGTTTTAGACGGTATTAATTTTATTAAAAGTTTAGAAAATCCACCGTTGCTTATCATTACAAGCGCTTACGATCAGTTTGCAATTGAAACTTACGAACTGGATGTTTTGGATTATCTGGTAAAACCAATTGAATTTCCGCGTTTGATGAAAGCCGTTAACAAAATCAACAAACGTCTTAATAATGCAGGGAGCAAACTTCCACAAGAAAATAGCAAAGAAAACCCTTTTATCTTCGTTAAGATCGACAAGAAAAAAATGAAGAAGATTTTCTTAAACGAAATTTTGGTTATCGAAAGCTTAAAAGATTATTTAAAAATAAGTACCACTTCAGGTAAATTTATAATTCACAGCACTTTATCTGATTTCACAAGCTTACTGCCAGAAAGAGATTTTATCAGAATCCACAGATCATACACAATTGCAATTGATAAAATTGATGCAGTTGAAGGAAACAGCATTGAAATTGAAGGGCTTAGATACGTTATAGGAAGATCTTATATTGATGAAGTAAAACAGAAAATTTTGAATTCTTCTATTTAAGTTAAAAGTTATTCGTTATGGGTTATACGTTATACGTTTGAGATTAAAGTTTCTTCTACGCATAACGTATAACCCATAACTTTTTTACTTCTAAACCATATAAAAACGAAAATGCGGCCAACCACGACCGCATTTTCTCTCAATTATAGGTAACTAACCAAAATAAACCATGAAATAGTCTATTATCTTTATTGCTGCAAAAAGCACTTAGAAGTGATAACGCTTAAACGCCTCAATAGCCGAATAATCTGCTAATCCTAAGCTGTGGTATTTTTCTGCAGTCAATCTGTTTCTGTCTTCAACTCGCACCCAAAACTCTCTGCTGTCATCACCTTGAAACATAACGCCGTCTTTTTGAGACTGGTGATAAAAAATAGCATGTCGTTTCTTTAAAACTTGGTCAGGACTCATTGGTACTGCCATGTCAATTTGGTACGATTCCCATTCATGCCAAGCACCTCTGTAAAGCCAAACCCAGCAATCATTCATAAAGCTTTCATGTTTTAATCTTTTCAAAGCTTCAAACAAACTATCTAAACACACTTTATGAGTTCCGTGCGGATCTGCTAAATCTCCTGCGGCATAAATTTGATGCGGTTTTATTCTTTCAATAATATCGCACATAATGCTAATATCTGCATCCGAAAGATTATTCTTTTTAACTGTTCCTGTTTCGTAAAACGGAAGATCTAAAAAGTGTACATTAGAATCTGGCAAACCTAAATAACGTGTCGCGCCAAAAGATTCACTTCTTCTAATTAATCCTTTTAGCTTTCTTACTTCTAATGAATCAATTTCATTTCCAGTTCTGTTCTGAAGAAAATCAATTAGTTTATCAGACATTCTAGAATCTGGATTCAATGCTTTTGAAATCTCAGCAAATTTCAATGCCTCTTCATTTGAAACGGCAATATTTCCTGATGTTTGGTACGCCACATGAACTTCATGCCCCTGTTCTATCAAACGGTCAAAAGTTCCTCCCATCGAAATCACATCATCATCTGGATGCGGGCTGAAAATGATAATTCTTTTCTTTTCCGGCGTGGAACGCTCCGGTCTGTAGGTATCATCTGCATTGGGTTTTCCGCCCGGCCATCCCGTGATGGTTTGCTGCATTTTATTAAACATTTTAATGTTCAAATCGTATGCAGTTCCTTCCTCCGTCAAAAGACTCGACATTCCGTTGTCGTTATAATCTTTATCAGTCAGTTTAAGGAAAGGTTTCTTAGTCAACTCACTTAACCAAGCCACCGCTTTTAATTTTAATTCACCTGTCCAAACACAAGATTTAACCAGCCAAGGCGTTTTAACTCTTGTTAATTCAGATGAAGCTTCCGTATCTAGAACAAATGTTGTGTTGTTGTGCTCTTGTAAATACGTAGCTGGAACGTGCGAAGAAACTTCACCTTCGATTGTATTTTTTATAATTCCTGCTTTACTGATTCCCCAGCCCAGCAAAACAATTCTTTTTGCATTTCTAACGGTTCCAATTCCCATTGTAATGGCTTTTCTAGGAACATTATCAATTCCTAAAAAAGAAGCTGCAGCGTCTACTCTCGTGATATGATCAAGCGTAATACTTCTTGTCCCTGAATTTACGTGCGAACCAGGTTCATTAAACCCAACATGTCCCGTTCTTCCTATTCCTAAAAGCTGAAAATCTAGTCCTCCGTAAGAGATAATTTTCATCTCGTAATCAATACAATATTGCTGTAATTCCTCGGCACTCACCTGCCCATCAGGAATATTAATATTTTCAGCATGAATATTGACATGATTAAATAAATGCTCATGCATAAAATGATAATAACTCTGAATATCATTTTTATCCATCGGATAATATTCGTCCAAATTGAAAGTCACAACGTTCTCAAAACTCAGACCTTCCTCTTTGTGCATTCTAACAAGCTCTTCGTAAACTTTGATAGGAGAAGATCCTGTAGCTAAACCTAAAACACAAGGTTCGTTCAGCTCATTTTTTCTCTGAATTAAATTGGCAATTTCACGAGCGACCAATAAAGAAGCTTCTTGCGACGATTCGAAAATAACATTATGAATTTTCTCAAAACGTGTTTCTTCAAATTTTCCTGCTTCTCTAAAACCTATATCTTCTTTAATCATTTGCCTTGCCATTTAATTACTAAGATAAAAGTAGAATTATATTATCCGCTCGTACTAAAAATTCGACTAATAACGGCTAAGCTTCGGCAAAAGGCAAAATAAGAATGAAATAGTACGCGGATAAAACAGATTCGCTTTGCGAAAACGCGGATAATCACAGATTTTAATACTGACTACTGGCAAGCTGATTTCATATAATATTGAAAGATTATGTTCAATATTCCGTAGGAATATCTCGTCGGTAGAAAAAAAATATTGTTTAGTATTGTGTTCCGTAGGAACACTTGATCTCATAGAAATGCGGCACCGTTTTGTTAATCAAACGTTCCTACGGAACGTATAATCGTAATACAAATTTGGTTCTACCAACGAAACATTCCTATGGAATGACTTGTTTCTACGAATCCATATCTTATTCTATAACGCCAATTTCAGCAATCGAAACTGTTTGCGCTTTTCCTACCGCAGCTGTAACGACAAATTTCAAAAATCTTGCTTTTACTGCAGAAAAACTTTTAATTTGTTCAATTGGGTTATGTTTAATATTCGAAAATTCTCCTTCTGATTGTTTATCCCAATAAAAACTGTCTAAACTTGTATACAATTCATAATTTGAAATCAAATTTAAATTGTTACCAACCTGTTGCGGCGTATAGGTAAAACCTTTGATACTGATCAATTCTCCCATATCTATAACAACACTTTGTGGCAGTTTGTTTTCTTCGTTTCCAAAACTCCAATCTGTATTTGCATTTCCGTCAATTATTCGCTCTACAGATTTACTGTCACCACTAGAAACCGAAATCACTTTCCATTTCTCTTTAGAAACACCATATTTTGCCGACTTTATACCACTGTTG from Flavobacterium sp. KACC 22763 includes these protein-coding regions:
- a CDS encoding sensor histidine kinase; amino-acid sequence: MIFNSNKPYSLPIRYHVYFWLTYFVFNTFRWGSYFNDYVYSLKTTLLGFPIHMALCYLNILVLMPHLVYKKKYFLYIVSVLSAIFVMVVLKFNLTYLLITHNVWPEGPQTINTLTLNYTIDMMMGELYVMTFVTAIKITLDLLQEQRRVTDLEKSQLETELLFLKSQISPHFFFNTLNNIYSLSVEKSNKTPKIVLKLSELMRYMLYETKEKKQSLENEILCIQNYLDLERIRNGERLEVDMSISGDIHDKEISPVLLLTFVENAFKHGVNKNTGNVLIDIRFKVKGDYLYFTISNPMPEFTVHKDNFNKASGIGIENVKKRLELGYNKNDYKLSFKNKKNIFVVKLVIKVT
- a CDS encoding LytR/AlgR family response regulator transcription factor, whose product is MKIKCLIIDDEPLAINVIKNYIEQIEDLELVNTFSNSIEGLNFLKNNTIDVIFLDINMPVLDGINFIKSLENPPLLIITSAYDQFAIETYELDVLDYLVKPIEFPRLMKAVNKINKRLNNAGSKLPQENSKENPFIFVKIDKKKMKKIFLNEILVIESLKDYLKISTTSGKFIIHSTLSDFTSLLPERDFIRIHRSYTIAIDKIDAVEGNSIEIEGLRYVIGRSYIDEVKQKILNSSI
- the nagB gene encoding glucosamine-6-phosphate deaminase encodes the protein MIKEDIGFREAGKFEETRFEKIHNVIFESSQEASLLVAREIANLIQRKNELNEPCVLGLATGSSPIKVYEELVRMHKEEGLSFENVVTFNLDEYYPMDKNDIQSYYHFMHEHLFNHVNIHAENINIPDGQVSAEELQQYCIDYEMKIISYGGLDFQLLGIGRTGHVGFNEPGSHVNSGTRSITLDHITRVDAAASFLGIDNVPRKAITMGIGTVRNAKRIVLLGWGISKAGIIKNTIEGEVSSHVPATYLQEHNNTTFVLDTEASSELTRVKTPWLVKSCVWTGELKLKAVAWLSELTKKPFLKLTDKDYNDNGMSSLLTEEGTAYDLNIKMFNKMQQTITGWPGGKPNADDTYRPERSTPEKKRIIIFSPHPDDDVISMGGTFDRLIEQGHEVHVAYQTSGNIAVSNEEALKFAEISKALNPDSRMSDKLIDFLQNRTGNEIDSLEVRKLKGLIRRSESFGATRYLGLPDSNVHFLDLPFYETGTVKKNNLSDADISIMCDIIERIKPHQIYAAGDLADPHGTHKVCLDSLFEALKRLKHESFMNDCWVWLYRGAWHEWESYQIDMAVPMSPDQVLKKRHAIFYHQSQKDGVMFQGDDSREFWVRVEDRNRLTAEKYHSLGLADYSAIEAFKRYHF